The following proteins are co-located in the Anomalospiza imberbis isolate Cuckoo-Finch-1a 21T00152 chromosome Z, ASM3175350v1, whole genome shotgun sequence genome:
- the LYSMD3 gene encoding lysM and putative peptidoglycan-binding domain-containing protein 3, whose translation MAGRGTGSGPQPSAVAQPLAGGHLYPFVSAESEGPEEEGELSELRPRGREKVRRSASRDRLDDTVLLTKDIREGDTLNAIALQFCCSVADIKRVNNLINDQDFFALRSIKIPVKKFSVLTETHISPKGRPALRPALCSTEVQETSLCDKFSANETAGNFLKEVDRDIEEIVKCNDTKKENLNEVVSALAAQQICFETDGKTKKCKDPYYGADWGIGWWTAVVIMLIIGIVTPVFYLLYYEVLVKADVSHHFPMESSHLFVTAASHQKETENGINPTNIMKVDN comes from the exons ATGGCCGGCAGAGGCACTGGCAGCGGCCCGCAGCCGTCCGCCGTGGCGCAGCCGCTCGCCGGCGGTCACTTGTACCCCTTCGTGAGCGCGGAGAGCGAGGGGCCCGAGGAGGAGGGCGAGTTGTCGGAACTCCGGCCGCGGGGCAGGGAGAAGGTCCGGCGGAGCGCGTCGAGGGACAGGCTAGATGATACCGTCCTGCTGACTAAGGACATCCGGGAAGGGGACACGCTGAACGCGATTGCgctgcagttctgctgctcc gtTGCAGATATCAAGAGAGTTAACAATCTTATCAACGATCAAGATTTTTTTGCCCTGAGGTCTATCAAAATTCCAGTGAAAAAGTTCAGTGTATTGACTGAAACCCACATATCTCCAAAAGGAAGACCAGCTCTTCGGCCTGCTCTGTGTTCCACAGAAGTACAGGAAACATCTCTTTGTGATAAATTCTCTGCAAACGAGACTGCTGGCAACTTCTTAAAAGAAGTCGATCGAGATATAGAAGAAATAGTGAAGTGTAATGATACAAAGAAAGAGAATCTGAATGAAGTTGTTTCTGCTTTAGCAGCCCAACAGATCTGTTTTGAAACTGATGGTAAAACTAAAAAATGCAAGGATCCTTACTATGGAGCAGACTGGGGTATAGGATGGTGGACAGCAGTAGTGATTATGTTGATTATTGGCATAGTAACTCCAGTTTTTTATCTCCTGTATTATGAAGTTCTAGTGAAAGCAGATGTCAGTCACCATTTTCCAATGGAATCTTCCCATTTGTTTGTCACAGCAGCATCACatcagaaagaaacagaaaatggaataaatcCAACAAATATTATGAAAGTTGATAATTAA
- the MBLAC2 gene encoding acyl-coenzyme A thioesterase MBLAC2: protein MSAIEWFAHKPLGGGIFWIQERFYESGNRANIWLVRGSERDVVIDAGLGLRSLPDYLRDAALLAPAEGAGPRPLLAVATHVHFDHSGGLQHFEEVAVHSAEAAALLQGDNYEAVTWLSDREVARPPRPGWSARQFRVPPVRPSRLLHEGDVINLGDRQLTVMHMPGHSRGSICLHDKDQKILFSGDVVYDGSMIDWLPYSRVSDYIASCQRLIELVDRGLVAKVLPGHFNIFGAERLYWLASNYISQAGICHKISTCAMRSIASIALHVANSRITSQ from the exons ATGTCGGCGATAGAGTGGTTCGCGCACAAGCCCCTGGGCGGCGGTATCTTTTGGATCCAGGAACGCTTCTACGAGTCGGGCAACCGGGCCAACATCTGGCTGGTGCGGGGCTCGGAGCGAGACGTCGTGATCGacgcggggctggggctgcgcaGCCTGCCTGACTACCTGCGTGACGCCGCGCTGCTGGCGCCGGCTGAGGGCGCCGGGCCGCGGCCGCTGCTGGCGGTGGCCACCCACGTCCACTTCGACCACTCGGGCGGGCTGCAGCACTTCGAGGAGGTGGCGGTGCACAGCGCCGAGGCGGCGGCGTTACTCCAAGGCGACAACTACGAGGCCGTGACGTGGCTGTCGGACCGGGAGGTGGCGAGACCGCCGCGTCCCGGCTGGAGCGCACGGCAGTTCCGCGTCCCTCCCGTCCGGCCCAGTCGCCTGCTGCACGAGG GGGATGTGATCAACCTTGGAGATCGACAGCTCACTGTCATGCACATGCCTGGTCATTCACGAGGCAGTATTTGCTTACATGACAAGGACCAGAAGATATTGTTCAGCGGAGATGTGGTGTATGATGGATCTATGATCGATTGGCTTCCTTACAGCAGAGTCAGTGATTACATTGCAAGCTGCCAGCGCCTGATTGAGTTAGTAGACAGAGGTCTTGTGGCAAAGGTACTACCTGGGCACTTTAACATATTTGGAGCAGAAAGGCTGTATTGGTTAGCTTCCAACTACATTTCCCAAGCTGGAATTTGTCACAAGATTTCTACCTGTGCTATGAGATCCATTGCAAGCATAGCACTTCATGTTGCAAATTCAAGAATCACTTCTCAATGA